The Rhodobacter sp. CZR27 genome includes a window with the following:
- the fliL gene encoding flagellar basal body-associated protein FliL codes for MTDATAIIDRKPRRGRGLLKALGLLLLGALLLGAGFGAGFFYFANPLSPNKDVMRLIEHAAPEAQEQQAETPDENAPQKVPRPTPDQETFVTSYYEFKEPLTTNLRASRRFLQVGIGLSTQYDQKVMDNVARNEIALRSDVLAVVGSFSEEELQDKAGRDRLAIAVRDAVNARLVTLEGFGGIEAVFFPSFILQ; via the coding sequence GTGACCGATGCAACCGCCATCATCGACCGCAAACCCCGCCGTGGGCGGGGCCTGCTGAAGGCGCTGGGACTGCTTTTGCTGGGCGCGCTGCTGCTGGGCGCAGGTTTCGGCGCGGGCTTCTTCTACTTCGCCAATCCGCTGTCGCCCAACAAGGACGTGATGCGGCTGATCGAGCATGCCGCGCCCGAGGCGCAGGAACAGCAGGCCGAGACCCCGGACGAGAATGCGCCGCAGAAGGTGCCGCGGCCGACGCCCGATCAGGAGACCTTCGTCACCAGCTATTACGAGTTCAAGGAGCCGCTGACCACCAACCTGCGCGCCTCGCGTCGCTTCCTGCAGGTGGGCATCGGACTTTCGACGCAATACGACCAGAAGGTGATGGACAACGTCGCGCGCAACGAGATCGCGCTGCGCTCGGACGTGCTCGCCGTCGTCGGCTCCTTCTCCGAGGAGGAACTGCAGGACAAGGCGGGCCGCGACCGGCTGGCCATCGCCGTGCGCGATGCGGTGAATGCCCGCCTCGTGACGCTCGAAGGCTTCGGCGGGATCGAAGCCGTCTTCTTCCCCTCGTTCATCCTGCAGTAG
- the fliM gene encoding flagellar motor switch protein FliM: MAATPRKLSSKEVAALVGNLMEASDSLSMENGLEVRPYAFGENDLNLLGDYHALRMINERFCRTARDVFLPMLRLQPRISSFPPEVRSFDDYRSSQDNFVSITASRIEELRGNQMIVIPPPFISLLTDSYYGGQIRHIKSARTEFTATEQRVIELVTDRLNIALQLAWRDLMALTFAVASREESMQFASFVDGDDMIVNCSFMVQLPGTEPASFDVLYPLQTLKPISSQLRSRMQSDFVDDDRTWREKLQRAILEVPLTLSARLCEPEVPLRQLMQIQPGDVLPVQLSDTVSLLVEGQPIFDATPGERGGQTALNLTRRRTRS; the protein is encoded by the coding sequence ATGGCCGCCACGCCCCGCAAGCTGTCATCCAAGGAGGTCGCGGCCCTCGTCGGCAACCTCATGGAGGCCAGCGACAGCCTGAGCATGGAGAACGGACTCGAGGTCCGGCCCTATGCCTTCGGCGAGAACGACCTCAACCTGCTCGGCGACTATCACGCGCTGCGCATGATCAACGAACGCTTCTGCCGCACGGCGCGCGACGTGTTCCTGCCCATGCTGCGGCTGCAGCCGCGGATCTCGTCCTTTCCGCCCGAGGTGCGCAGCTTCGACGACTACCGCTCGAGCCAGGACAACTTCGTCTCGATCACCGCCAGCCGCATCGAGGAGTTGCGCGGCAACCAGATGATCGTCATCCCGCCGCCCTTCATCTCGCTTCTGACCGACAGCTACTACGGCGGCCAGATCCGCCACATCAAGAGCGCGCGCACGGAGTTCACCGCGACCGAGCAGCGGGTGATCGAACTGGTGACCGACCGGCTGAACATCGCGCTGCAACTGGCGTGGCGAGACCTGATGGCACTGACCTTCGCCGTCGCCAGCCGCGAGGAGTCCATGCAGTTCGCCTCGTTCGTCGATGGCGACGACATGATCGTGAACTGCTCGTTCATGGTTCAGCTGCCGGGAACCGAGCCGGCGAGCTTCGACGTGCTCTATCCGTTGCAGACGCTGAAGCCGATCTCGTCGCAGCTGCGCTCGCGGATGCAGTCGGATTTCGTGGACGACGACCGGACATGGCGCGAGAAGCTGCAGCGGGCGATCCTCGAGGTCCCGCTGACGCTTTCGGCGCGGCTCTGCGAGCCCGAGGTGCCGCTGCGCCAGCTGATGCAGATCCAGCCGGGCGACGTGCTGCCGGTGCAGCTGTCGGACACGGTGTCGCTGCTGGTCGAGGGCCAGCCGATCTTCGACGCCACCCCCGGCGAGCGTGGCGGACAGACCGCGCTGAACCTGACCCGCCGGCGGACCCGCAGCTGA
- a CDS encoding flagellar hook-length control protein FliK: MADRATSLPETRDAGSAAGAGSAEPLSTFSPDWPAAIDDRLAAALDAGLSELEIVLSPESLGRLKIRVEMRDGAASVSFTTETPEAARLLAGQEGRLSDLLEKGGLSLARHEAGQGDTGARQDQPERGPRRAAFRPAPPAPDTDARAAGLVNLIA, translated from the coding sequence TTGGCGGACCGCGCCACCTCCCTACCGGAAACCCGGGACGCGGGATCGGCCGCCGGCGCGGGCAGCGCGGAACCGCTGTCGACCTTCTCACCGGACTGGCCGGCGGCGATCGACGACCGCCTTGCCGCGGCACTCGATGCGGGACTGTCGGAGCTGGAGATCGTCCTCTCGCCCGAGTCGCTGGGACGGCTGAAGATCCGCGTCGAGATGCGCGACGGCGCCGCCTCCGTCAGCTTCACCACCGAGACGCCCGAGGCCGCGCGGCTGCTGGCGGGCCAAGAGGGCCGCCTGTCGGACCTGCTGGAGAAGGGCGGCCTGTCCCTCGCCCGGCACGAGGCGGGCCAGGGCGACACTGGCGCCCGGCAGGACCAGCCCGAACGCGGCCCGCGCCGCGCGGCCTTCCGGCCCGCGCCCCCCGCCCCCGATACCGACGCCCGCGCCGCGGGCCTTGTCAACCTGATCGCCTGA
- a CDS encoding FliI/YscN family ATPase yields the protein MNAVIESIEHHLGQMPHRQAPQVTGRVSRYDGLILECAGFPASPGALCRVETETGPEVQGEVIGFAKGRNLLFLDQMRAPVIAGARVRLIPGGQMAAVGPALLGRVIDAEGAPLDGLAPPDCPEEWPLAGRPMNPLARTPVSRPLDVGVRAINAALTVGQGQRIGIVAGSGVGKSVLIEMMTRYTAADVIVVGLIGERAREVGAFAASVMKGEAACKLCMVAVPADRSPLLRLRAARRATAIAEYYRAQGRQVLLIMDSLTRVAHAQREVGLALGEQPTAKGYPPSVVSMIPGLIERTGPGLPGEGAITAIYTVLADGDDTTNDPVVDTARAILDGHFVLSRRQTQMGLYPAIDIPHSVSRTMNDVVDERHRKAAARLRQLISLYTENRDLMLMGGYAAGQDADLDQAVQLWPRIRELIGQGPHEPADFDASRAALLALTGM from the coding sequence GTGATCGAGAGCATTGAGCACCATCTTGGCCAGATGCCGCACCGGCAGGCGCCGCAGGTCACCGGCCGCGTCAGCCGCTACGACGGGCTGATCCTTGAATGCGCCGGATTTCCGGCCAGTCCCGGCGCCCTTTGCCGGGTCGAGACCGAGACCGGCCCGGAGGTTCAGGGCGAGGTGATCGGTTTCGCCAAGGGGCGCAACCTGCTGTTCCTCGACCAGATGCGCGCCCCGGTGATCGCGGGGGCCCGCGTGCGCCTGATCCCCGGCGGGCAGATGGCGGCCGTGGGCCCCGCGCTGCTCGGCCGGGTGATCGACGCCGAGGGCGCGCCGCTCGACGGCCTCGCCCCGCCCGACTGCCCCGAGGAATGGCCGCTGGCGGGGCGTCCGATGAACCCGCTCGCCCGTACGCCGGTCAGCCGCCCGCTGGACGTGGGCGTTCGGGCGATCAATGCGGCGCTGACGGTGGGACAGGGCCAGCGGATCGGCATCGTCGCCGGATCGGGCGTCGGCAAGTCGGTGCTGATCGAGATGATGACGCGCTATACCGCCGCCGACGTGATCGTGGTGGGACTGATCGGCGAACGCGCGCGCGAGGTCGGCGCCTTCGCGGCCTCGGTGATGAAGGGCGAAGCGGCCTGCAAGCTCTGCATGGTCGCGGTGCCCGCCGACCGATCGCCGCTGCTGCGCCTGCGCGCCGCCCGCCGCGCAACGGCCATCGCGGAATACTACCGCGCGCAGGGGCGGCAGGTGCTGCTGATCATGGACAGCCTGACGCGCGTCGCGCACGCGCAGCGCGAGGTGGGCCTGGCCCTCGGCGAGCAGCCGACCGCCAAGGGCTATCCGCCCTCGGTCGTCTCGATGATCCCCGGCCTGATCGAGCGCACGGGCCCGGGCCTGCCCGGCGAGGGCGCGATCACCGCGATCTACACCGTCCTTGCCGACGGCGACGACACCACGAACGACCCGGTGGTCGATACCGCGCGGGCGATCCTTGACGGGCATTTCGTGCTTTCACGGCGACAGACCCAGATGGGCCTCTATCCCGCCATCGACATCCCGCATTCGGTCAGCCGCACCATGAACGACGTGGTGGACGAGCGCCACCGCAAGGCCGCGGCCCGGCTGCGCCAGCTGATCTCGCTTTATACCGAGAACCGCGACCTGATGCTGATGGGCGGCTATGCGGCCGGGCAGGACGCCGATCTCGACCAGGCGGTGCAACTCTGGCCGCGGATCCGCGAGCTGATCGGACAGGGACCGCACGAGCCTGCGGATTTCGACGCAAGCCGCGCCGCGCTGCTCGCGCTGACGGGGATGTAG
- a CDS encoding flagellar biosynthesis protein FliJ: MRGKSHLLGLMARRETVRLMQAQGALREARDRHAEAAALAERLTQMLEGRRTDGGGPVAAADLFRAHRLNLQIAEQARISAARAADLELALAQAQAEMARQDHRTRHLQDAATTTRAAEAEERLAKADALRPAPRRG, encoded by the coding sequence ATGCGGGGTAAATCCCATCTTCTCGGCCTGATGGCCCGGCGCGAGACGGTGCGCCTGATGCAGGCCCAGGGCGCGCTGCGCGAGGCGCGCGACCGCCATGCCGAAGCTGCAGCCCTGGCCGAGCGGCTGACGCAGATGCTGGAGGGGCGCCGGACCGATGGCGGCGGCCCGGTCGCTGCGGCCGATCTGTTCCGCGCCCACCGGCTGAACCTGCAGATCGCCGAGCAGGCCCGGATCAGCGCCGCACGCGCCGCGGATCTGGAACTGGCGCTCGCACAGGCGCAGGCCGAGATGGCGCGACAGGATCATCGCACGCGCCACTTGCAGGACGCCGCCACCACCACCCGCGCCGCCGAGGCCGAGGAGAGGCTGGCGAAGGCCGATGCCCTGCGCCCCGCCCCACGCCGCGGCTGA